A genomic segment from Desulfonatronum lacustre DSM 10312 encodes:
- a CDS encoding radical SAM protein produces the protein MANAFGWLEVHAVDHCNHNCRWCHNYSPFAASREYEAKEYFDGLDVLKKNDIHYHSLSIMGGEPFLHQDLTGFAYALLERYRKPLMLTTNGFWLSLEDIRLYKDLWLVINTLRVSRYPTIMRRLGGEQVVSKLLNKIREINPNICIDFCDKAVFNKLEFWNSPEQPQLYCGNVECTALLSDMRMGRCGAGAYTRFAPKGMIPDAFLASKDMIYDLKQFNRDSFWFWRKRYPLDACSYCNFSQKLRSGPWKVEPGRKPFNESLEQQYHIHAAAIMLNRGDVLESENRLRYIENNYDISKEYSNLAGLIKFQKGEYQDANLLFRQALSQDQEYLPALRNLKVLLRTNTTNLKSV, from the coding sequence ATGGCTAACGCATTCGGCTGGCTGGAAGTACATGCCGTGGATCATTGCAATCATAACTGTCGATGGTGCCATAATTATTCTCCTTTTGCCGCCTCAAGAGAATATGAAGCAAAGGAATATTTTGACGGCCTCGATGTGCTCAAAAAAAACGACATCCACTATCATTCTCTTTCTATTATGGGCGGAGAGCCTTTTCTACATCAAGACTTGACCGGCTTTGCTTATGCTTTATTGGAGCGATATCGCAAACCATTGATGCTGACGACCAATGGTTTTTGGCTCAGCCTTGAAGATATTCGTCTTTACAAAGATTTATGGTTAGTTATCAACACGCTGCGAGTATCCCGCTACCCGACGATCATGCGACGACTCGGAGGAGAACAGGTAGTATCAAAGCTGTTGAATAAAATTCGAGAAATCAATCCAAACATCTGTATCGACTTTTGTGACAAAGCAGTCTTCAACAAGCTGGAATTTTGGAATAGTCCTGAACAACCCCAACTGTATTGCGGTAATGTTGAGTGCACGGCTCTGCTTTCAGATATGCGCATGGGGCGTTGCGGAGCTGGCGCTTATACCCGATTTGCACCCAAAGGAATGATCCCAGATGCATTTCTGGCAAGCAAAGACATGATCTATGACTTAAAACAGTTTAACAGGGACAGTTTCTGGTTCTGGCGCAAAAGATATCCTCTTGACGCTTGTAGCTATTGCAATTTTTCTCAAAAATTGCGATCAGGGCCATGGAAAGTGGAGCCAGGTAGGAAGCCTTTCAACGAAAGTCTTGAGCAACAATACCATATCCATGCCGCAGCCATAATGCTTAATAGAGGAGATGTGCTTGAAAGTGAAAATCGGCTCAGATATATTGAAAATAATTATGATATAAGCAAAGAATACAGTAATCTTGCAGGATTAATCAAATTTCAAAAGGGAGAATACCAAGATGCGAATTTATTATTTCGACAGGCATTATCTCAAGATCAAGAGTATTTACCAGCTTTGAGAAACCTCAAGGTATTACTTCGAACTAACACAACGAATCTAAAGTCGGTATAA
- a CDS encoding NTP transferase domain-containing protein, with amino-acid sequence MKAVILAAGVGSRLGRPLPKSLAILPTGETILGRQIRIFREVGIREIIVVVGFKKTLVMEQHPNVFFRYNPLFYITNTSQSLLHAVEDLEDDVIWANGDVVFDTEVLRTVVAAENNVIAVDRKKCEAEEVKYRTDESGKIIAISKNIENGEGEAVGINKILAGYLPCLVKNLKRCEDQDYFERGLEFMIRGGVEFIPLDISEHRCIEVDFPEDWTQAQEMFARS; translated from the coding sequence ATGAAAGCCGTCATTCTAGCCGCTGGCGTCGGCAGCCGCCTGGGCCGCCCTCTCCCCAAGTCCCTGGCCATCCTCCCCACTGGCGAGACAATCCTGGGCAGACAAATCAGAATCTTCCGAGAGGTCGGCATCCGCGAGATCATCGTTGTCGTCGGCTTCAAAAAGACCCTGGTCATGGAGCAGCACCCGAACGTGTTCTTCCGCTACAACCCGCTCTTCTACATCACCAACACCTCCCAAAGCCTGTTGCACGCGGTCGAAGACTTGGAGGACGACGTGATTTGGGCCAACGGTGATGTGGTCTTTGATACCGAAGTGCTTCGCACGGTGGTCGCGGCCGAAAACAATGTGATCGCCGTGGACCGCAAGAAGTGCGAAGCCGAGGAGGTCAAGTACCGCACGGACGAGTCAGGGAAAATTATTGCTATTTCAAAAAATATCGAAAACGGGGAAGGCGAAGCCGTGGGGATCAACAAAATTTTGGCCGGATATCTGCCCTGTTTGGTGAAAAATCTGAAGCGTTGCGAGGACCAGGATTATTTTGAACGCGGCTTGGAATTCATGATTCGCGGCGGGGTTGAATTCATTCCATTGGATATTAGCGAGCACAGATGTATCGAGGTTGATTTTCCGGAAGATTGGACCCAGGCTCAGGAAATGTTTGCCAGAAGTTGA
- a CDS encoding CDP-glycerol glycerophosphotransferase family protein: MDGQSLRSIARLVATTPRRMNHVVFLGRKDGQFIDNVKYAFLHCATHVPELRCVFIGAHRNTCLALRRANLPAVHLSAQEAVDHLLQARIVVCDDFWWRHDQLLTMLVSPAKVVQLWHGIPLKAIGFPEIDSPVNMTPEKARYLTEMYSGYDSVLSTSPFFSEHAFARAFKADAFPELGYPRNDVLSRPPQGMDMLNVDATLYARMMQTRKQGGKTILFMPTFRDAGGGPLEEGMIDFARLHAFNQRHKILFICKLHPYVAARLQGRLPATVHMAESTSDVYPLLRITDLLLTDYSSVYFDFLLTNRPILFYPYDLERYVTSSRSLLFNYQEMTPGFHAVTQDELFTYLEALLARDEDPHQAKREALAAKSFTNHDGKAAARLGKYLVERFVNT; this comes from the coding sequence ATGGATGGACAATCGCTACGTTCCATCGCTCGTTTGGTGGCGACAACCCCCAGACGGATGAATCATGTCGTCTTTCTCGGCCGCAAGGATGGCCAATTCATCGACAACGTGAAGTACGCCTTTCTGCATTGCGCTACACATGTTCCGGAACTGCGTTGCGTTTTTATCGGCGCTCATCGCAACACCTGCCTCGCGTTACGCCGGGCCAATCTTCCGGCTGTTCACCTGAGCGCCCAAGAAGCCGTCGATCATCTCCTGCAAGCCAGGATCGTGGTTTGCGACGACTTCTGGTGGCGACATGATCAGCTACTCACCATGTTGGTCAGTCCGGCCAAGGTCGTCCAACTCTGGCACGGAATTCCCCTCAAAGCCATTGGATTCCCGGAAATCGACTCCCCGGTGAACATGACTCCGGAAAAAGCAAGGTACCTGACCGAGATGTACTCCGGCTACGACAGCGTTCTCTCAACGTCACCCTTTTTCTCGGAACACGCCTTTGCCCGCGCCTTCAAGGCAGATGCCTTCCCCGAGCTCGGCTACCCGCGCAACGACGTGCTCTCGCGCCCTCCCCAGGGGATGGACATGCTTAACGTGGATGCGACACTGTACGCCCGGATGATGCAAACCAGAAAGCAGGGGGGCAAAACCATCCTATTCATGCCCACGTTTCGTGATGCCGGCGGGGGGCCGCTGGAAGAGGGAATGATCGACTTTGCCCGTCTGCATGCATTCAACCAGCGCCACAAGATTCTTTTCATCTGCAAACTGCATCCGTATGTCGCGGCACGATTGCAAGGACGACTCCCGGCCACGGTCCACATGGCCGAATCCACTTCGGACGTCTACCCGCTGCTGCGCATCACGGATCTGCTGCTCACGGACTATTCTTCCGTGTACTTCGATTTTCTCCTGACCAACCGGCCAATCCTGTTCTATCCCTATGACCTGGAACGCTATGTGACCTCCAGTCGGTCCCTGCTCTTCAACTACCAGGAAATGACGCCAGGCTTCCATGCCGTGACCCAGGATGAACTTTTTACCTACCTCGAAGCGCTCCTGGCCCGCGACGAAGACCCGCACCAAGCCAAACGCGAAGCCCTGGCCGCCAAATCCTTCACCAACCACGACGGCAAAGCCGCCGCACGCCTTGGAAAATACCTCGTGGAACGATTTGTGAATACGTGA
- a CDS encoding glycosyltransferase family 2 protein, producing the protein MNHALHPSPHQRNAMHQQPTILDHISWLHRFQGYFDPGHAVWAAQKLLEGLAPSQDSQSAARIDLATGLLRQALVMNPCDPNVRGLLGQLLPMTGSSPDFHAWFEALPQDASGLTMEQAHPLIEQCGDDPEHLEQILTTSPASLVHFLGLSKFWQWGEKERFVRWAERFTQGPYGPATAPLLAWATWKSGDETLTLELLNQGPESFLSLNLKAELALHEGRTDTARMFWLRSLAWEPHQPHLRYRLWELDQPKADPALVEKSKVHIGFYTFNKLATTLRTLESLLASNIGPSQITLLNNGSTAFTSEELDSAVQTLAQGRPVTIIHLPVNIGAPAARNWLFTLPETQEADYLAYLDDDVLLPRDWLACYLQDFQLFLKAVVVGPKGVNPGDIRTIQYVYRYFQETGDKTIRCTNNAPLFMDLGQFDYRRPCLSVMGCCHLFDLKKWNRLGVPSFDIRFSPSQVDDLEHNIQIWKAGGQAVYDGRVAVVSTSHDQRRAPKDAAWDAHVLGNHIKMEHKFTERELAVIDRESRGVDQAFWQDEVFGKGS; encoded by the coding sequence ATGAACCATGCACTGCATCCCAGCCCTCACCAGAGAAACGCCATGCATCAACAACCGACCATCCTCGACCACATCTCCTGGTTGCACCGCTTCCAGGGCTATTTTGACCCCGGCCATGCCGTCTGGGCCGCGCAAAAACTGCTGGAGGGCCTCGCCCCGTCCCAGGATTCCCAATCCGCAGCCCGCATCGATCTGGCCACCGGATTGTTGCGCCAGGCCCTGGTGATGAACCCTTGCGACCCCAATGTCCGCGGGCTGTTGGGCCAGCTCTTGCCCATGACCGGATCGTCTCCGGATTTTCACGCCTGGTTCGAAGCCTTGCCCCAAGACGCCTCGGGATTAACCATGGAGCAGGCTCATCCGCTCATTGAGCAATGCGGTGACGATCCGGAGCACCTGGAGCAGATCCTGACAACCTCGCCCGCCTCCCTGGTCCACTTTCTGGGGCTATCAAAGTTCTGGCAATGGGGGGAAAAGGAGCGTTTCGTGAGGTGGGCTGAACGGTTCACCCAAGGTCCGTATGGCCCGGCCACGGCCCCGCTGCTGGCCTGGGCGACCTGGAAGTCCGGCGATGAGACCCTGACCCTCGAATTGCTGAACCAGGGGCCGGAGAGTTTTCTCAGCCTGAACCTCAAGGCCGAATTGGCCCTGCACGAAGGCCGCACGGACACGGCCCGAATGTTCTGGCTGCGCTCCCTGGCCTGGGAACCGCACCAGCCGCACCTGCGCTACCGACTCTGGGAGCTGGACCAGCCGAAAGCAGATCCGGCTCTGGTGGAAAAGTCCAAGGTCCACATCGGCTTCTACACCTTCAACAAGCTGGCAACCACCCTGCGCACCCTGGAAAGCCTGCTGGCCTCAAATATCGGCCCGAGCCAAATCACCCTGCTCAACAACGGCTCCACGGCCTTCACCTCGGAAGAACTGGACAGCGCGGTCCAGACCCTGGCCCAAGGCCGACCCGTAACCATCATCCACCTGCCCGTGAACATCGGCGCCCCGGCGGCCCGCAACTGGCTGTTCACCCTCCCGGAAACCCAGGAAGCCGATTATCTGGCCTATCTGGACGACGACGTCCTCCTGCCCCGGGACTGGCTGGCCTGCTACCTCCAGGATTTCCAGCTTTTTCTCAAAGCCGTTGTCGTTGGCCCCAAAGGCGTCAACCCCGGCGATATCCGGACAATTCAATACGTGTACCGCTATTTCCAGGAAACCGGCGACAAAACCATCCGCTGCACCAACAACGCCCCCCTGTTCATGGATCTGGGCCAGTTCGACTATCGCCGGCCATGCCTGTCGGTGATGGGCTGTTGTCATCTTTTTGACTTGAAAAAATGGAACCGACTGGGGGTACCCAGCTTCGACATCCGCTTTTCCCCCTCGCAAGTGGACGATTTGGAGCACAACATCCAGATATGGAAGGCCGGGGGGCAGGCCGTGTACGATGGCCGGGTGGCGGTGGTCAGTACATCCCACGACCAGCGCCGCGCCCCCAAAGACGCGGCCTGGGACGCCCATGTCCTGGGCAATCATATCAAGATGGAGCACAAGTTCACGGAACGTGAACTGGCGGTTATTGACCGGGAATCACGTGGGGTGGATCAGGCTTTTTGGCAAGACGAGGTGTTTGGGAAAGGAAGCTGA
- a CDS encoding glycosyltransferase family 2 protein: MTAAPLLSIIIPVHNQWPLTRQCLHSLRAATHGNFFEVIVVDNASQDATLEACSPLGHELFVERFAVLRQDMNLGFGPACNLAAHTARGELLFFLNNDTVPRLGWFEPLRRALTTQPRLGAAGPLLLYPDGDKNQHRVQHLGVAFCPQKNVSHLYELFPATHPLVRPDRSVQALSAAALLLRRSQFLALGGFYPGYMNGFEDLELCARIREQGLGLRCVPESEIIHHTSQTPGRFDHDQANARLFQERCETLIIPDLHHHLLHDGLELRLTPWLLPHAAMSDEDTERLSPLSKAPLDSLLNLLKPHPLWSAGYEAAGQILQKHGDWPQALELRLHQATLCPSLAAYTHLLRAALKCGQKQLAAETQSKITVINRILADPHTLRRKAAHLANQARMAEDNYLERLYREACPPNH; this comes from the coding sequence ATGACCGCTGCTCCGCTCCTGTCCATCATCATTCCGGTCCACAACCAGTGGCCCCTGACCCGGCAATGCCTGCACAGCCTGCGGGCCGCCACACATGGGAACTTCTTCGAAGTGATCGTGGTGGACAACGCCTCGCAAGACGCCACCCTGGAGGCCTGTTCTCCCTTGGGTCACGAGCTGTTCGTGGAACGATTCGCGGTTCTGCGCCAGGACATGAATCTGGGTTTCGGACCGGCCTGCAATCTGGCCGCGCACACGGCTCGGGGCGAGCTGCTCTTTTTCCTGAACAACGACACCGTGCCCAGGCTAGGCTGGTTCGAACCGCTACGCCGCGCCCTGACCACGCAACCAAGGCTTGGAGCCGCGGGGCCGCTGCTGCTCTACCCGGACGGCGACAAAAATCAGCACCGCGTGCAGCATCTCGGAGTGGCCTTTTGCCCCCAAAAGAATGTCTCACACCTCTACGAACTCTTCCCAGCCACCCACCCTCTGGTGCGCCCGGATCGCTCGGTTCAGGCCCTGAGCGCGGCGGCCCTGCTGCTGCGACGTTCCCAGTTCTTGGCATTGGGCGGCTTTTACCCCGGATACATGAACGGTTTTGAAGACCTGGAACTCTGCGCCCGCATCCGCGAGCAGGGACTGGGCCTGCGCTGCGTTCCGGAAAGCGAGATCATCCATCACACCAGCCAGACGCCCGGACGCTTCGACCACGACCAAGCCAACGCCCGACTGTTCCAGGAACGCTGCGAAACCTTGATCATCCCGGACCTGCACCATCATCTGCTGCATGACGGCCTGGAACTGCGCCTGACCCCGTGGCTGCTGCCCCACGCGGCCATGTCGGACGAGGATACCGAGCGCCTCTCCCCCCTCTCCAAGGCCCCGTTGGATTCATTGCTCAACCTCCTGAAACCCCACCCGCTCTGGTCGGCCGGTTACGAGGCCGCTGGCCAGATTCTGCAAAAACACGGGGACTGGCCCCAGGCCCTGGAATTACGTCTACACCAGGCCACCCTGTGTCCCTCTCTCGCCGCTTACACGCATCTGCTGCGGGCCGCGCTGAAATGCGGGCAAAAGCAGTTGGCCGCGGAAACACAAAGCAAGATCACGGTCATCAACCGCATCCTCGCCGATCCGCACACCCTGCGCCGAAAAGCCGCGCATTTAGCGAATCAGGCGCGAATGGCTGAGGATAATTACCTGGAACGCCTATATCGCGAGGCCTGTCCGCCAAATCATTGA
- a CDS encoding protoporphyrinogen/coproporphyrinogen oxidase, translated as MPTHHVAYLILGAGPTGLGAAQRLRELDVTDYLILEKSVYPGGLSASFRDDQGFTWDIGGHVVFSHYDYFDRLLDDLLGRDYLEHQRKAMIRIAGTWAPYPFQNNIRHLPPDLQWQCIEGLLDLHEQKPATGTPAHFRDWILQVFGPGIADLFLFPYNFKVWAHPPETMAWHWIGERVSVVDVRRVLKNIVFQHDDVSWGPNNLFRFPLNDGTGEIFTRLARRHADRIRLNTAVVRINTTAKMVTCADGTAITYDALLNTAPLDWLILTAMSTGNGPPEPIRAAARNLKHNGVHILGVGLEETRPDDTCWMYFPEFSNPFYRVTNFHNYSANNTARPGEQRALMAEVSFSAHKTVDQAALLQDTIVGLEDVELMRADDAQRIVSTWEHTADYGYPIPCLERDAALNLIQPWLESLGIFSRGRFGGWKYEVGNMDHSVMQGVEWAERMVLGHAEKTYILPA; from the coding sequence ATGCCCACCCACCATGTTGCCTACCTGATCCTCGGTGCCGGCCCCACCGGCTTGGGCGCGGCCCAGCGCCTGCGGGAACTGGACGTTACGGACTACCTGATCCTGGAAAAAAGCGTCTATCCCGGCGGCCTATCGGCCAGCTTCCGCGACGACCAGGGCTTCACCTGGGATATTGGCGGCCATGTGGTCTTTTCCCATTACGACTATTTTGACCGCCTGCTGGACGACCTCCTGGGCCGGGACTACCTGGAGCACCAGCGCAAGGCCATGATCCGCATCGCCGGGACCTGGGCCCCCTACCCGTTCCAGAACAACATCCGCCACTTGCCGCCGGATTTACAATGGCAATGCATCGAAGGTTTGCTTGACCTGCATGAGCAGAAACCGGCCACCGGAACTCCCGCCCACTTCCGCGACTGGATACTCCAGGTCTTCGGTCCAGGCATCGCGGACCTGTTTCTGTTTCCCTACAACTTCAAGGTCTGGGCTCATCCACCGGAAACCATGGCCTGGCATTGGATCGGCGAGCGGGTCAGCGTGGTGGACGTGCGCCGCGTTCTGAAGAACATCGTTTTTCAGCACGACGACGTCTCCTGGGGACCGAACAATCTGTTCCGCTTTCCCTTGAACGACGGAACTGGGGAGATCTTCACCCGCCTGGCCCGGCGGCATGCGGACCGGATTCGCCTCAACACAGCGGTGGTCCGCATCAACACCACAGCCAAGATGGTCACCTGCGCCGACGGAACCGCCATCACCTACGACGCCCTGCTGAACACCGCCCCCCTGGACTGGCTGATCCTGACCGCCATGAGCACTGGCAACGGGCCCCCCGAACCAATCCGCGCCGCGGCCCGGAATCTCAAGCATAACGGAGTGCATATCCTGGGCGTCGGACTGGAGGAGACGCGTCCCGACGACACCTGCTGGATGTACTTTCCGGAATTCTCCAACCCCTTCTACCGGGTCACGAACTTTCACAACTATTCAGCCAACAACACGGCCCGGCCCGGCGAACAACGAGCCCTGATGGCCGAGGTCTCTTTTTCCGCGCACAAAACCGTGGACCAGGCGGCCTTATTGCAGGACACCATCGTTGGCCTGGAAGACGTGGAGCTGATGCGAGCGGACGACGCCCAGCGGATCGTCTCCACCTGGGAGCACACCGCGGACTACGGCTACCCCATCCCCTGCCTGGAACGGGACGCGGCCCTGAACCTGATCCAGCCCTGGCTCGAATCCTTGGGGATCTTCTCCCGCGGACGCTTCGGTGGCTGGAAATACGAGGTGGGCAACATGGACCACTCCGTAATGCAGGGCGTGGAATGGGCGGAGCGGATGGTTCTCGGACATGCGGAGAAAACCTACATCCTGCCCGCATGA
- a CDS encoding glycosyltransferase family 2 protein, with product MPQASTGRTAPPAFWNRLPEPLQDNLLLGSVGKLHLVTMAEQALNQAVSGASPAQASFCVSLGLDMLLAAWEEDPLDGQLAGQLLMLQQKIPGLPEHLIDIFRYVAQKWQPPKQNTYYAHLVQRRETQKMCRFLEQMLGKDQENLYWWQQALMVGPYEQEWAWIEDCMNRLWPAAMPLLGQRIRAELRILQGLPVSDRMLDTAQEIAMSSACGQRLLGDLAYTEGNRDQAFHHWRQTLRQRPWQTGLILKMHDALLGVDQQRTILPGRTMILLYSFNKAEELAVTLDSLQATKLHGARVAVLDNASTDQTPDLLRGWQDRLGPERFQVISLPVNVGAPAARNWLMHLPECREADWLVYLDDDVSLPEDWLERLGAACEAYPEAGVWGCKVVDFHNPTSIQSADLHVRELKPTDRPDASEGWTSFRLSNLHHQVLDQGQFSYLRPCSSVTGCCHLFARDVLLECGDFDLRFSPSQFDDLDHDLRLGLNGRPAVYSGHLEIGHLKRTGRATLNNTQQYGSAMANEYKLHHKYAPEQVEQIAALDRAATQEDLLAKVRTMAEHGDLQEWM from the coding sequence ATGCCCCAGGCTTCAACAGGGCGTACCGCGCCCCCCGCGTTCTGGAATAGGCTGCCCGAACCACTCCAGGACAATCTTCTGCTGGGCAGCGTGGGCAAGCTGCATCTGGTCACCATGGCCGAACAGGCCCTGAATCAGGCGGTTTCCGGAGCGTCTCCGGCCCAGGCCTCGTTTTGCGTTTCCCTCGGTTTGGACATGCTGCTTGCGGCATGGGAGGAGGATCCGCTGGACGGGCAACTTGCCGGGCAGTTGTTGATGCTGCAGCAAAAAATTCCCGGCCTCCCCGAACATTTGATCGACATATTCCGCTATGTGGCCCAAAAGTGGCAACCACCGAAACAGAACACCTACTATGCACACCTGGTCCAGCGCCGGGAAACGCAAAAGATGTGCCGTTTTCTGGAACAAATGCTCGGCAAGGATCAAGAAAATCTCTACTGGTGGCAGCAGGCGCTCATGGTGGGGCCGTACGAGCAGGAATGGGCATGGATCGAGGACTGCATGAACCGTCTTTGGCCTGCGGCCATGCCTTTGCTGGGCCAACGCATCCGGGCCGAGCTACGGATATTGCAAGGGCTCCCGGTTTCAGACCGAATGCTGGACACGGCACAGGAAATCGCCATGTCCTCGGCCTGCGGGCAGCGCTTGCTGGGCGACTTGGCCTATACAGAGGGCAACCGGGATCAGGCCTTCCATCACTGGCGGCAAACCCTGCGTCAGCGCCCGTGGCAGACCGGCCTGATTTTGAAGATGCACGACGCCTTGCTTGGCGTGGATCAACAACGGACAATCCTACCGGGCAGAACCATGATCCTGCTCTATTCCTTCAACAAGGCCGAGGAACTGGCCGTGACCCTGGACAGCCTCCAGGCCACGAAGCTGCACGGTGCCAGGGTGGCGGTTCTGGACAACGCCAGTACGGATCAGACGCCGGACCTGCTCCGAGGTTGGCAGGACCGGCTCGGCCCGGAGCGCTTTCAGGTAATCTCCTTGCCCGTAAACGTGGGCGCTCCGGCGGCCCGCAACTGGCTGATGCATCTGCCGGAATGCCGCGAGGCGGACTGGCTGGTCTATCTGGACGACGACGTCAGCCTGCCGGAAGACTGGCTGGAACGGCTGGGAGCGGCTTGCGAGGCCTACCCCGAAGCCGGAGTCTGGGGCTGCAAGGTGGTGGACTTTCACAACCCGACCTCCATCCAAAGCGCGGATCTGCACGTGCGCGAATTGAAGCCCACGGACCGTCCGGACGCCTCGGAAGGTTGGACCTCCTTCAGGCTGTCCAACCTGCATCATCAGGTTCTTGATCAGGGTCAGTTCAGCTACTTGCGGCCCTGCTCCTCGGTAACCGGCTGCTGCCACCTCTTTGCCCGGGACGTGCTGCTGGAATGCGGCGACTTTGACCTGCGCTTCTCGCCATCGCAATTCGACGACCTGGATCACGACCTGCGGCTGGGCCTGAACGGCCGTCCGGCGGTCTATTCCGGCCACCTCGAAATCGGACACCTGAAACGCACCGGCCGGGCGACCCTGAACAACACACAGCAATATGGCAGCGCCATGGCCAACGAGTACAAGCTGCACCATAAGTACGCTCCGGAGCAAGTGGAGCAAATCGCGGCCCTGGACCGCGCCGCGACCCAGGAAGACCTGCTGGCCAAGGTCCGAACCATGGCCGAACACGGCGACCTGCAAGAATGGATGTGA